A DNA window from Mariprofundus aestuarium contains the following coding sequences:
- a CDS encoding putative molybdenum carrier protein, which produces MIATSSDNSPSLTIVSGGQTGVDRAALDAAMTAGLEVGGWCPKGRRAEDGPIPDGYPLIETKCNKYRTRTRWNVRDSDATLILCEGEPTGGTLLTVQFCKQLNKPFLIVSPYSSDFESVLAWLSDHKGKILNIAGPIEREDVPAYQAAHEWLLQLFSALITKP; this is translated from the coding sequence ATGATCGCAACCTCATCCGATAATTCACCCAGTCTGACCATCGTTTCCGGTGGTCAGACTGGTGTTGATCGCGCCGCTCTTGATGCAGCAATGACAGCAGGATTAGAAGTAGGGGGCTGGTGTCCAAAAGGACGAAGGGCCGAGGATGGCCCTATCCCTGACGGTTATCCGCTAATAGAAACCAAGTGTAATAAATATCGCACTCGCACCCGTTGGAACGTTAGAGACAGTGATGCCACGCTGATCCTCTGTGAAGGTGAACCGACAGGCGGCACATTGCTCACGGTTCAGTTTTGCAAACAACTCAATAAACCGTTTCTCATTGTTTCCCCGTACTCATCCGATTTTGAATCGGTTTTGGCTTGGTTAAGCGACCACAAGGGCAAAATCCTTAACATCGCCGGACCAATAGAGCGCGAAGACGTGCCGGCCTATCAGGCTGCCCACGAATGGCTGCTGCAACTTTTCTCCGCATTGATCACAAAACCCTGA
- the serS gene encoding serine--tRNA ligase → MIDRQALRRDFEGLQAAIARRGGDVVAPGSAWAKVAELDARQRELKTESETQQAERNRASKAIGMKKGKGEDASAEIAAMGEVSRRVKELDALTKEAEAEFAAALLEIPNPLHDSVPAGDSEDDNVELRSWGTPRTDEVPAHWDIGTDLGILDFEAGATLAGSRFTVIKGAAARMERALMQFMLDLHADRHGYEEVWVPAIANTKTMTGTGQLPKFADDLYKLEGEDQYLIPTAEVPVTNLYQDKILDIADLPKRHCAYTPCFRREAGSAGRDERGIIRQHQFDKVELVHITTPERALTDLDELVSHAEAVLEALELPYRTVQLCTADIGFSSQLTFDLEVWLPSQNCYREISSCSSFGQFQGRRAGIRYRDENGKNQPAATLNGSGLAIGRTLVAILENYWQEDGSVRVPTVLQPYMGGMQVISN, encoded by the coding sequence ATGATCGACAGACAGGCATTAAGGCGAGATTTTGAAGGGTTACAGGCTGCCATAGCCCGCCGTGGCGGCGATGTGGTTGCTCCGGGTTCCGCATGGGCGAAGGTTGCCGAGCTGGATGCCCGCCAGCGTGAGCTGAAAACCGAGTCAGAGACGCAGCAGGCTGAGCGTAACCGCGCTTCCAAGGCCATCGGCATGAAGAAGGGCAAAGGTGAAGATGCAAGCGCTGAGATCGCCGCGATGGGTGAGGTAAGCCGGCGTGTGAAGGAGCTCGATGCCCTGACCAAAGAGGCGGAAGCTGAATTTGCTGCAGCACTTCTGGAGATTCCCAATCCCCTGCATGACTCCGTTCCTGCCGGTGACTCCGAGGATGATAATGTAGAGCTGCGTAGCTGGGGTACTCCGCGCACGGATGAGGTTCCAGCCCACTGGGATATCGGCACCGATCTCGGCATTCTTGATTTTGAAGCAGGCGCAACACTGGCCGGCAGTCGCTTTACGGTGATTAAAGGTGCAGCAGCACGCATGGAGCGCGCTCTGATGCAGTTCATGCTCGATCTGCATGCTGATCGCCATGGTTATGAAGAGGTGTGGGTACCCGCGATTGCCAACACCAAGACCATGACAGGGACAGGGCAGCTGCCGAAGTTTGCCGATGATCTCTATAAGCTTGAGGGGGAGGATCAGTACCTGATCCCGACAGCCGAGGTGCCGGTTACCAATCTCTATCAGGATAAGATCCTCGATATTGCCGATCTTCCCAAGCGCCACTGCGCCTATACCCCATGTTTTAGGCGTGAGGCCGGTTCTGCAGGTAGGGACGAGCGCGGTATCATCCGCCAGCATCAGTTTGATAAGGTCGAGCTGGTACATATCACTACACCTGAGCGGGCACTGACTGACCTGGATGAGCTGGTGAGCCATGCCGAAGCGGTACTGGAAGCGTTAGAGCTGCCATATCGTACGGTGCAGTTATGCACCGCCGATATCGGTTTCTCCTCACAGCTCACCTTTGATCTTGAGGTGTGGCTACCATCTCAGAACTGCTATCGCGAGATCAGTTCATGTTCCTCCTTCGGTCAGTTCCAGGGGCGCAGGGCAGGGATTCGCTACCGCGATGAGAACGGCAAGAACCAACCTGCAGCAACCCTGAATGGTTCAGGTCTGGCCATCGGCCGTACGCTTGTAGCGATCCTTGAGAACTACTGGCAGGAAGATGGTTCGGTTCGTGTTCCGACCGTTCTGCAACCCTACATGGGCGGCATGCAGGTCATTAGTAATTAA
- the gyrA gene encoding DNA gyrase subunit A, producing the protein MEQTVNPFVPVLIEDEMKRSYLDYAMSVIVGRALPDARDGLKPVHRRILFAMQDLGCTYDKPYKKSARVVGDVIGKYHPHGDTAVYDAMVRMAQPWSMRHLLVDGQGNFGSVDGDSPAAMRYTEARMSKLAAELLADIDKDTVDFAPNYDESLKEPKVMPARYPNLLVNGSQGIAVGMATNIPPHNLGETINAAVALVANPDMDEDELMQIMPGPDFPTGGFIYGRKGIRDAFTTGRGSVTMRAKAIVEENAKTKRQALIITELPYQVNKANLIENIAHLVRDKKMEGISDLRDESDRDGMRICIELKRNEIPEVVLNNLYKHTQLQCNFGCNLLALVDGQPKLCGVRELLLHFLDHRRQVVTRRCLFDLAKAQARAHILEGLLIALDNIDEVIKLIRASATPAEAKEGLMARFALSDKQSQAILDMRLHRLTGLERDKIQAEFDELMKLIAHLEAILADEKLLMGVIVEELEMVRDKYADPRRSIIMDETAELSVEDLITEEDMVVTISNEGYIKRNAASLYRAQRRGGKGKTAMTTKDEDFVAQLMVASTHDYLLFFSDRGRVFRKKVYEVPQAGRATRGKALVNLLPVEKDEKISATLAIRDFNGGHYIIMATKNGVIKKTLLAEYQNIRANGIIAIKIDDDDGLIGVVVSNGDQDVMLCASNGKAIRFAESDARPMGRSTRGVTGMRMASGEHLISMTLVNDDASLLAVSENGYGKRTSIAEYNVQKRGGQGVFTLKTGGRNGNMIGALLVLDEDQVMMMTDSGRLVRIKMDGVSVIGRNTQGVTLIGCDKNERVIGAVRVVDRPDTSEEGIEGDELEDDGIIDVDATEEGGAEA; encoded by the coding sequence ATGGAACAGACAGTGAATCCTTTCGTACCCGTACTGATTGAAGATGAGATGAAACGCTCCTATCTCGATTACGCCATGAGCGTGATTGTCGGCCGTGCACTCCCTGATGCCAGAGACGGGCTGAAACCGGTTCATCGTCGTATCCTTTTTGCCATGCAGGATCTTGGATGCACCTACGACAAGCCGTATAAGAAATCGGCGCGTGTGGTTGGTGATGTGATCGGTAAATACCATCCGCACGGCGATACAGCAGTGTATGATGCGATGGTTCGTATGGCGCAGCCGTGGAGCATGCGTCATCTGCTGGTTGATGGTCAGGGTAACTTCGGTTCGGTTGATGGCGATTCACCTGCAGCGATGCGTTATACCGAAGCGCGCATGAGCAAGCTTGCTGCCGAGCTGCTTGCCGATATTGATAAAGACACCGTTGATTTCGCTCCCAACTATGATGAGTCGCTGAAAGAGCCGAAGGTGATGCCGGCGAGGTATCCTAATCTGCTGGTGAATGGTTCGCAGGGTATTGCCGTGGGTATGGCCACCAATATTCCGCCACACAACCTGGGTGAAACAATCAATGCCGCTGTGGCGCTGGTTGCCAATCCGGATATGGATGAAGATGAGCTGATGCAGATTATGCCGGGTCCGGATTTCCCGACCGGCGGTTTTATCTACGGGCGCAAAGGCATCCGTGATGCATTCACCACAGGTCGTGGATCGGTCACCATGCGTGCCAAGGCGATCGTGGAAGAGAACGCCAAAACCAAACGTCAGGCACTGATCATTACCGAGCTGCCATATCAGGTGAACAAAGCCAACCTGATTGAGAATATCGCCCATCTGGTGCGTGATAAGAAGATGGAGGGGATCTCTGATCTGCGCGATGAGTCCGATCGCGACGGCATGCGTATCTGCATTGAGCTTAAACGCAACGAGATACCAGAGGTTGTACTCAATAACCTCTACAAACATACGCAGCTGCAGTGCAACTTCGGTTGTAACCTGCTGGCACTGGTGGATGGACAGCCGAAACTGTGCGGCGTGCGTGAACTGCTGCTGCACTTCCTGGATCACCGTCGTCAGGTGGTTACCCGTCGATGCCTCTTCGACCTTGCGAAGGCTCAGGCACGTGCCCATATCCTTGAAGGGTTGTTGATTGCACTGGATAACATCGATGAGGTAATCAAGCTGATTCGGGCCAGTGCGACACCGGCTGAAGCGAAAGAGGGGCTGATGGCCCGTTTTGCGCTGTCAGACAAGCAGTCACAGGCGATTCTCGATATGCGCCTGCATCGCTTGACCGGCCTTGAGCGCGACAAGATCCAGGCTGAGTTTGATGAGCTGATGAAGCTGATTGCCCATCTGGAAGCGATCCTTGCTGATGAGAAGCTGCTGATGGGTGTGATTGTTGAAGAGCTGGAGATGGTTCGCGATAAGTATGCCGATCCGCGCCGCTCGATCATTATGGATGAGACCGCCGAGCTTTCAGTTGAGGATCTGATCACCGAAGAGGATATGGTCGTGACCATCTCCAACGAGGGTTATATCAAGCGTAATGCCGCTTCCCTCTACCGGGCTCAGCGTCGTGGTGGCAAGGGCAAGACAGCCATGACCACCAAGGATGAGGATTTCGTGGCCCAGTTGATGGTGGCATCAACGCATGACTACCTGCTCTTCTTCTCCGATCGTGGACGTGTGTTCCGCAAGAAGGTGTATGAGGTGCCGCAGGCAGGTCGTGCAACCCGTGGAAAGGCGCTGGTCAATCTGCTGCCTGTCGAGAAGGATGAGAAGATCTCCGCAACACTGGCGATCCGCGATTTCAATGGCGGCCACTATATTATCATGGCTACCAAGAATGGCGTGATCAAAAAGACGCTGCTCGCTGAGTACCAGAATATCCGTGCCAACGGCATTATTGCCATCAAGATCGATGATGATGATGGCCTGATTGGTGTAGTTGTCTCCAATGGTGATCAGGATGTGATGCTCTGCGCCAGTAACGGCAAGGCGATCCGTTTTGCAGAAAGTGATGCAAGGCCTATGGGACGCAGCACACGCGGTGTTACCGGTATGCGCATGGCATCTGGTGAGCACCTGATCTCCATGACGCTGGTGAACGACGATGCATCGCTGCTGGCGGTCTCCGAGAATGGTTACGGTAAACGTACCTCGATTGCCGAGTACAATGTGCAGAAACGTGGCGGACAGGGTGTCTTCACACTGAAAACAGGTGGCCGCAACGGTAACATGATCGGCGCACTGCTGGTGCTCGATGAGGACCAGGTGATGATGATGACCGACAGCGGTCGCCTGGTTCGCATCAAGATGGATGGCGTCTCCGTGATTGGTCGCAATACCCAGGGTGTGACACTGATCGGTTGTGATAAGAATGAGCGCGTGATTGGCGCGGTGCGTGTCGTGGACAGGCCGGACACCAGTGAAGAGGGCATCGAAGGCGATGAGCTTGAAGATGACGGCATCATTGATGTTGATGCAACTGAAGAGGGCGGAGCTGAAGCGTAA
- a CDS encoding adenine phosphoribosyltransferase — protein MEPDEICWQALIRDVPDFPKPGIVFKDITPMLANGPAFSAVISQMAERVGPDVDAIVGVESRGFIFGAALAFKLGLGLVTVRKPGKLPADIHSVEYELEYGVDRLEIHRDALSRGHKVVIVDDLLATGGTAAATVELVRKLGADVESCLFAIELAFLDGRGALEDVRVESLLSFK, from the coding sequence ATGGAGCCTGATGAAATTTGCTGGCAGGCGTTGATTCGCGATGTGCCTGACTTTCCCAAACCGGGCATCGTATTCAAGGATATTACCCCGATGCTGGCCAATGGCCCTGCATTTTCAGCTGTCATATCCCAGATGGCGGAGCGGGTAGGCCCCGATGTCGATGCCATTGTTGGTGTGGAGTCGCGCGGCTTTATCTTTGGTGCCGCACTGGCATTTAAGCTCGGGCTCGGGCTGGTGACCGTGCGCAAACCGGGTAAGTTGCCTGCCGATATTCACAGCGTTGAGTATGAGCTGGAGTATGGCGTGGACCGGCTTGAGATCCATCGCGATGCCCTGAGCCGGGGACACAAGGTTGTCATCGTCGATGATCTGCTGGCGACCGGTGGAACTGCGGCTGCAACGGTGGAGCTGGTGCGTAAACTTGGCGCTGATGTGGAGAGCTGTCTCTTCGCTATTGAGCTCGCATTTCTTGATGGTCGAGGGGCCTTGGAAGATGTGAGGGTGGAGAGCCTGCTAAGCTTTAAATAG
- a CDS encoding sigma-70 family RNA polymerase sigma factor: MPKQKSLEPMAMYMREISRYELLTPEEEVALSMRISAGDEDARHYMIKANLRLVVKIARRYMNRTLALGDLIEEGNIGLMRAVEKFDPAYGCRFSTYATWWIRQSVERAIMNQSRTIRLPVHVAKEYNGVMSSFNRLRISLGREPNELEVAEELQIPLERVQDLLRSSLTTESADVVRHEDGDFTIYDITADESAASPSQDMEERRRDEMLASWMKHLTPKEQEVVRLRYGLGSNDDAWTLEAIGEHIGVTRERIRQIQVAALQKLRRMVDSEDVDFEEII; this comes from the coding sequence ATGCCTAAACAGAAAAGTCTTGAGCCGATGGCCATGTATATGCGGGAGATATCCCGTTATGAGCTGCTGACTCCGGAAGAGGAGGTGGCTCTCTCCATGCGCATCTCCGCGGGCGATGAGGATGCGCGCCACTATATGATCAAAGCGAACCTGCGTCTGGTGGTCAAGATTGCCAGACGTTATATGAATCGCACCCTGGCACTGGGTGATCTGATCGAAGAGGGCAATATTGGACTGATGCGGGCGGTCGAGAAGTTCGATCCGGCTTACGGCTGCCGCTTTTCCACCTATGCCACCTGGTGGATTCGTCAGTCGGTGGAGCGGGCGATCATGAACCAGTCGCGTACCATTCGCCTGCCTGTGCATGTTGCCAAGGAGTACAACGGGGTGATGAGTAGTTTTAATCGCCTGCGTATTTCGCTTGGCCGCGAGCCGAATGAACTTGAAGTTGCCGAGGAGTTGCAGATTCCGCTGGAGCGGGTGCAGGACCTTCTCAGGAGTTCGCTGACCACCGAGAGTGCGGATGTGGTTCGACATGAGGATGGCGATTTTACGATTTACGACATTACGGCAGATGAAAGTGCCGCCTCTCCGAGTCAGGATATGGAGGAGAGGCGTCGTGATGAGATGCTGGCCTCGTGGATGAAACATCTGACACCCAAGGAGCAGGAGGTGGTTCGGCTGCGTTATGGGTTGGGGAGTAACGATGATGCCTGGACGCTTGAGGCCATTGGTGAGCACATCGGCGTAACACGCGAACGCATCCGCCAGATTCAGGTGGCTGCCCTGCAGAAGCTGCGGCGCATGGTGGATAGCGAGGACGTTGATTTTGAGGAGATTATTTGA
- a CDS encoding LysM peptidoglycan-binding domain-containing M23 family metallopeptidase, with protein sequence MAVVIRLLCFVLLLSLAGCYSTKPVTGKHISRSSKPQAVVYFVRPKDTLYSIGKRFGVDYHLIAKRNYIRKPYSIYVGQRLSIDRWAPRPQALPSASIKRAYSTPAKKKSVKKSARNGSHKSKAAGYEKGKLLWPVRAKVSSRFGRRGSRMHDGIDIPAKEGTPVLAAASGVVVYSDQRLSGYGKLVIIRHGRNLFTAYAHNQRNLVKKGAKVKAGETIARVGRTGRASGSHLHFEVRQGSTPVDPLAYLPRR encoded by the coding sequence GTGGCTGTAGTCATACGGCTGCTCTGTTTTGTGCTGCTGCTCTCGCTGGCAGGCTGCTACAGCACCAAGCCCGTTACGGGCAAGCACATATCCAGAAGTAGTAAGCCGCAAGCCGTTGTCTATTTCGTTCGTCCCAAAGATACGCTCTATAGCATAGGCAAACGATTCGGGGTCGATTACCACCTTATCGCCAAGCGTAACTATATTCGTAAGCCCTACAGTATCTATGTGGGCCAGCGGCTCTCTATTGATCGCTGGGCACCCAGGCCGCAAGCCCTTCCCTCAGCAAGCATTAAGCGCGCCTACTCAACGCCTGCGAAGAAAAAATCTGTCAAAAAGAGTGCTCGAAACGGTTCGCATAAGTCCAAGGCTGCTGGTTACGAGAAAGGAAAGCTTCTCTGGCCAGTGCGCGCCAAGGTATCAAGTCGTTTCGGGCGCCGGGGAAGTCGCATGCATGATGGCATCGACATCCCGGCCAAGGAGGGGACGCCGGTGCTGGCAGCTGCCAGTGGCGTGGTGGTCTACTCCGATCAGCGGCTGAGTGGTTACGGCAAACTTGTCATTATTCGTCACGGTCGCAATCTTTTCACAGCCTACGCCCATAACCAACGCAACCTGGTGAAGAAGGGGGCAAAGGTGAAGGCGGGGGAGACGATTGCAAGGGTCGGCAGGACAGGGCGCGCCAGTGGCTCCCACCTCCATTTTGAGGTTCGCCAGGGCAGTACACCGGTCGATCCACTTGCCTATTTGCCGCGCCGGTGA
- a CDS encoding YqaA family protein: MTIEPRRSMFRRLYDWTLAWAEHPKAGVALFCIAVIEASVFPIPPDVLLLLMSISRPEHAFRYAAITTAGSSIGAVIGYAIGMFLFVAVAQPVLEFYHAMETFNQVQGKFNEWGVWFVVLAGFSPIPFKIITIAAGAFNLAFIPFIIAAILARAARFYLEAAIMHWGGEPLRSFVEKHFQLLTTVVAIVVIGGFALLWL; the protein is encoded by the coding sequence GTGACGATAGAACCTCGCCGTTCCATGTTTCGGCGCCTTTATGACTGGACGCTTGCTTGGGCCGAGCACCCCAAGGCTGGTGTTGCGCTATTCTGTATTGCGGTGATTGAGGCCAGCGTCTTTCCGATTCCGCCGGATGTGCTGCTGTTGCTGATGTCGATCTCCCGGCCCGAACATGCGTTCCGCTATGCCGCGATCACGACCGCTGGCTCATCCATTGGTGCCGTGATCGGTTATGCCATTGGCATGTTTCTCTTTGTTGCTGTTGCCCAGCCGGTGCTGGAGTTCTATCACGCCATGGAGACCTTCAATCAGGTGCAGGGTAAATTCAACGAGTGGGGCGTCTGGTTTGTTGTTCTGGCTGGTTTCTCTCCGATCCCGTTTAAGATCATTACCATCGCCGCTGGCGCGTTTAATCTCGCTTTTATTCCCTTTATCATTGCTGCAATTCTGGCGCGGGCAGCCCGCTTTTATCTGGAGGCGGCTATCATGCACTGGGGCGGGGAGCCCCTGCGCAGTTTTGTTGAAAAACATTTTCAGCTGTTAACGACCGTGGTTGCAATTGTAGTGATCGGAGGGTTTGCCCTGTTGTGGCTGTAG
- a CDS encoding protein-L-isoaspartate(D-aspartate) O-methyltransferase: protein MVTDQLVARGIVDARVLAAMSSVPRHMFVDPALVSRAYHDASLPIGSGQTISQPYMVARMTQLLALKGHERVLEIGTGCGYQTAVLSRLCRRVYSIERISALHERARQNLRAARHANVMLKCADGRLGWEDYAPYDAIIVTAGGFASDVWLQQLKTGGVLLLPEGDGGAHRLVRRTKNTHGYSEEYFDACTFVPLLEGVESSLNR from the coding sequence ATGGTCACCGATCAGCTTGTGGCGCGCGGTATCGTTGATGCCCGGGTGCTGGCTGCCATGTCTTCGGTACCCAGGCATATGTTTGTTGATCCGGCACTGGTTTCCCGTGCCTACCATGACGCATCACTACCCATCGGTAGTGGCCAGACCATCTCCCAGCCCTATATGGTTGCCCGCATGACCCAGCTCCTGGCACTTAAGGGGCATGAACGTGTGCTGGAGATTGGCACAGGCTGTGGTTATCAGACGGCCGTGCTCTCACGCCTCTGTCGGCGCGTTTACAGCATCGAACGAATCTCTGCGCTGCATGAGCGGGCCCGCCAGAACCTCAGGGCGGCAAGACATGCCAATGTTATGCTCAAATGTGCGGACGGACGCCTTGGCTGGGAAGATTATGCTCCCTATGATGCGATTATTGTCACTGCAGGCGGTTTTGCATCCGATGTATGGTTGCAGCAGCTAAAAACCGGAGGGGTGCTGCTGTTGCCTGAAGGCGATGGTGGTGCGCACAGGCTGGTAAGGCGAACCAAAAACACCCATGGTTACAGCGAGGAGTATTTCGATGCATGTACATTTGTTCCGCTGCTTGAAGGGGTTGAGTCATCGCTGAACCGGTGA
- a CDS encoding MerR family transcriptional regulator produces the protein MNPQQALAKAGLEVPELSDKLFFAIREVSDICGVEPHVLRYWETEFKHIKPVKKSGNRRFYRHRDIYAILQIKHLLYDLNFTIRGAKKRLLNGDLEDIVEQKDSQTILKQLKQELLEINALLD, from the coding sequence ATGAATCCTCAGCAGGCGCTTGCAAAGGCTGGGCTAGAGGTTCCAGAGCTTTCCGATAAACTCTTTTTTGCTATTCGTGAAGTCAGTGATATCTGCGGTGTTGAGCCGCATGTGCTGCGTTACTGGGAAACCGAGTTTAAACATATCAAACCTGTGAAGAAGAGCGGTAATCGACGTTTTTATCGTCATCGCGACATCTACGCAATTCTACAGATTAAACACCTTCTCTATGATCTGAATTTTACCATTCGGGGTGCCAAGAAGCGGCTGCTTAATGGTGATCTTGAAGATATCGTTGAACAGAAGGACAGCCAGACGATTCTGAAGCAGCTGAAGCAGGAGTTGTTGGAGATCAACGCACTGCTCGACTGA
- a CDS encoding integration host factor subunit alpha — MTKAEIAKAIHERVGLTKKESSQIVESVLSEIRQSLEKGENVKLSGFGHFIVRKKHARRGRNPKTGSDITIAPRSVVTFRASPLLKGKLIEGDK; from the coding sequence GTGACCAAAGCCGAGATTGCCAAAGCTATTCATGAACGGGTGGGGCTGACCAAGAAAGAGTCTTCCCAGATTGTTGAATCAGTGCTGAGTGAGATTCGCCAGTCTCTTGAGAAGGGCGAGAATGTGAAGCTTTCAGGTTTCGGTCATTTCATCGTTCGCAAGAAACATGCGCGACGCGGCAGGAATCCAAAAACCGGATCTGACATTACCATTGCACCACGTTCAGTCGTTACATTTCGCGCCAGCCCTCTGCTCAAGGGTAAGCTGATCGAGGGTGATAAATGA
- a CDS encoding ABC transporter ATP-binding protein — protein MSDSLLFKVTGLCKGFDAPAGRLEILKGLEFSLNEGEFLAVVGASGSGKSTMLQILGTLESPDQGEIFLEGESLLGLGESAQAEVRNRKIGFVYQAHHLIPELTALENVALPLLVQGMSVSDAQARGMELLERLMLGGRAQHVPARLSGGEAQRVAVARGLAARPRLILADEPTGNLDEQSAQEVFDLLQQLCREERASVVMVTHSKSLAKACDRMLSLHDGVLIPS, from the coding sequence ATGAGTGATTCGTTACTGTTCAAGGTTACAGGCCTTTGCAAGGGGTTCGATGCCCCGGCCGGACGACTTGAGATATTGAAGGGGCTGGAGTTCAGCCTGAATGAGGGTGAGTTTCTTGCTGTGGTTGGAGCCTCAGGAAGTGGTAAGTCCACCATGCTGCAGATTCTCGGTACGCTTGAGTCACCTGATCAGGGTGAGATTTTCCTTGAGGGGGAGTCGCTGCTTGGTTTGGGGGAATCAGCCCAGGCTGAGGTGCGTAATCGCAAGATTGGTTTTGTTTATCAGGCCCATCACCTGATTCCCGAGCTTACGGCGCTTGAAAACGTTGCCCTGCCACTGCTTGTGCAGGGCATGAGTGTTTCTGATGCCCAGGCGCGTGGCATGGAGCTTCTTGAACGATTGATGCTTGGTGGGCGGGCACAGCATGTGCCGGCCAGACTTTCAGGTGGTGAGGCGCAGCGCGTGGCGGTGGCCAGGGGGCTGGCAGCACGGCCGCGCCTGATATTGGCTGATGAGCCGACAGGAAACCTTGATGAGCAGAGTGCTCAGGAGGTGTTTGATCTGCTACAGCAGCTTTGCAGGGAAGAGAGGGCTTCTGTTGTCATGGTTACCCATAGCAAGAGTCTGGCAAAGGCGTGCGATCGGATGCTCTCCCTGCATGATGGTGTATTGATTCCATCCTGA
- a CDS encoding lipoprotein-releasing ABC transporter permease subunit: MKQWLFRPHEWMLARRYLRSRRSERFVSLISWSSGIGIAIGVMTLIVVLSVMNGAASEIRDKMLGFSSHIDVQGPGDTLEGWRGWLKTVESLPDVERAAPYVQGQVLASYGARAYGALLKGVDVARSDDIAQHIIRGRFVNSEGSPFQVVMGKTLVRKLGLELGDQVRLMSPSGGISPSGAAPRMRGFTLVGVFDSGFHEYDVGVILTPIPAIQRLNRMGDAVTGLELFLHDRELASQVAGQVKSALPSGAWVIDWQQRNRAFFNALKTERVAMGVILSLIIMVAVFNMVASLVMVVMERRKEIAILKTIGASRLSVMRIVMLMGTMLSGIGTLVGAILGLLLAWKLDVLLAWIETITGVQFMSGEVYFIDHIPSKIDPMSVSVIVIISLIMGVLATLYPAWRAASVPPAEALRYE, encoded by the coding sequence TTGAAGCAGTGGTTGTTCAGACCGCATGAATGGATGTTGGCGCGCCGCTATTTGCGCTCTCGTCGCAGTGAGCGTTTTGTTTCGCTGATTAGTTGGAGTTCAGGTATTGGTATCGCCATTGGTGTGATGACCCTTATCGTGGTGCTCTCCGTGATGAATGGGGCAGCAAGCGAGATTCGCGACAAAATGCTCGGCTTCTCATCCCACATCGATGTGCAGGGTCCCGGTGATACCCTGGAAGGGTGGAGGGGATGGTTGAAAACGGTGGAGTCACTTCCCGATGTGGAACGTGCCGCGCCCTATGTGCAGGGCCAGGTGTTGGCATCCTACGGAGCACGTGCCTATGGTGCCCTGCTTAAAGGGGTGGATGTGGCCCGTAGTGACGATATCGCCCAGCACATTATCCGCGGCCGTTTTGTGAACTCCGAAGGTTCTCCGTTTCAGGTGGTGATGGGTAAAACACTGGTTAGAAAACTGGGTCTGGAGTTGGGTGACCAGGTGCGTTTGATGTCGCCTTCCGGAGGGATAAGCCCCTCGGGTGCTGCCCCCCGTATGCGTGGTTTTACACTGGTAGGTGTCTTCGACTCAGGGTTTCACGAGTATGATGTGGGCGTGATCCTTACGCCGATTCCCGCTATTCAGCGCCTGAACCGGATGGGTGATGCGGTGACAGGTCTTGAGCTTTTCCTGCATGATCGCGAACTTGCATCCCAGGTCGCCGGTCAGGTGAAATCGGCGCTGCCGTCTGGTGCATGGGTGATTGACTGGCAGCAACGCAATCGCGCATTTTTTAATGCACTTAAAACCGAACGTGTAGCCATGGGGGTGATCCTCTCACTGATCATTATGGTGGCCGTATTTAATATGGTGGCCTCGCTGGTGATGGTGGTGATGGAGCGGCGCAAGGAGATTGCGATTCTCAAAACGATCGGAGCATCACGCCTCTCTGTTATGCGGATCGTGATGCTGATGGGAACCATGCTTAGCGGGATTGGTACGCTGGTCGGCGCAATTCTGGGGCTGCTGCTGGCATGGAAGCTTGATGTGCTGCTGGCATGGATTGAGACCATTACCGGTGTCCAGTTTATGTCAGGAGAGGTCTATTTTATCGATCATATTCCATCGAAAATTGATCCCATGTCGGTCTCTGTGATTGTTATCATCAGTCTAATTATGGGCGTTTTGGCAACACTTTATCCTGCTTGGCGAGCCGCAAGCGTGCCGCCTGCCGAGGCATTAAGATATGAGTGA